Within Garra rufa chromosome 9, GarRuf1.0, whole genome shotgun sequence, the genomic segment tacttatggattattATGATGTATTTATGAGCTGTTTGAACAccgatggcacccattcactgcataggATCCGTTGGATCCATGTCTTCAAAATGGTTGTCTCCAAAACTCATCTTCTTTTTGGATGTCCtgaagttgagtacattttcagcatttttttatttttatttttgggtgaactattcctttaacagccTGAGAAGAGTTTTCACATCCTTGACTGAGAGAGCCTTCAATAAGCATTTTAATATTAGTAAGTTGTAAAATGATGGCCACATTTATTATTTGGTGTATCAATGTTGTATGGATGTTTTATCATCCACCAGGCAAACATGTgcttaataaagtaataaaacagcattattttcctcaaaaacagcATAGTACGTGATATAGGTTGAGTTTacctaaaaaatttaaaaactgtcattaattactcaccctaacgTTGTTACAAACATGTAAGATCATCTTGCgaacacaaattatatttttgatttttgcTGAGATATTTTTGCTCGTTATTatgataacacattaaaataatatggtaatgcacactaatttgcaatatcaagcagcaaaaccagctgttttgtacagctaaaaatagctggacatgaaTGAGATCGAAAGCCACACctttaaaatttacaaatggccgatccagtttttaaatgaagaaaaGGTGGATAAAAATGgtatctgaaataaataaattgttgtaTAATAGTTTATTTAGAATGCATAActcaatttattttataaaataagcaTTGTACATTCTTAATGTGAATGGAGTCATATATATTACGCCAACAATATAAAAGTAAATCAgatattttccactgaaatgatAGCGTACTACGTATCCCATAATTCCCTACTCGACGATGATTGGTCACATCCAAATGTGACGTGACACAATTTGGTCCTCTTTTGCGCGAACGGTTGATGCTGAGGCAGAGAGGAATCTGCGCGCGGTCAACTCCAGCACTGATTTTCACTGCGTCTAAAGGTGGGTGTTTTTTGTTGTCGAAAATTAATATTATTGCAACACATCTCAACGGTTTCTGACGTGACAGGAAGAGAAGACATCTAAAGGATAACAATTCAAAGGATCaccatgtttattttcagttacACCTTTATTTACCTCGCTTTTTGGGGAGGGGATGTAGATAATAGACAAGGGCATTGGGAATATTATAGTTAGAGAGTTACCACAACTAAATAAGCCCATGAATTTAAAAATAACACATCGAGGTGCTCGTTGCGCGATCATTTAGGTTTAACGTTAGTGTTTATCGTCGTTTATTCGGGAGGGAATTGTGCAAACGGTCGAGCTCAACATTAGCCAACTGGCTCTGGTTTAGTTGAGGTTTGCTTGTTGATTATGCTAAATCAATTCTGTTGTCAGCCACAGAGTTGAACAGTTTTTGTCTGACCTAAAATCTGAACAACAATCCCATTATGAAGCCCACAGTACAGTGACAGGTGATCTAATGGCTCTCGGCGTCTTTTGTCTTCGATATGTGTGCATTCACCAACAGTGCTGACAAATACCATCATTAACCTTCGAATGCATCAATAACATCGGTTAATAAACATGTAGAATTGGGCATTTTGCATGTCAACATTGACATTATTATGTAGAATGGGCAGTGCAGTTGTGTCTGGTGAGAAATGAGAGAGATTAGGGTGTGATCTGGTTTGCTGGAAAGAGGTGATGCATCAATACCACTTAGCAAACGTTGTTTTCCATATCTGCATGTTTCTAGAACATTATTAGGCTCTTATTGAAATGTAATATAGCATAGCTTGTGCTATTATGGATTTTTGAAGACTGTTACAATGGGGGTTCAGGGTGTATCTCGGCCATCTATTGTCTCCAGATGAGATCCTGCATCCCATCGGATTGTCTAGGGCTGGATGTTTATTTTCAGCCATCGAGTGATGATTTGTTGTCAGGTCATGTTTAACATGACAAGCTTGTCTAATACGTAATATTTGACGAATCACAATCACACCAACGGATTAGCCTGTCTTTGTTCGTTTCTTCCACAATATCCCCTTTGTTTTAGTCTCTCAGTGGCCAGTTGGATCTCATTACGTTACAAAAAGAGATGCTGGTTTGTTTTCTCTGCATCTCACCCGAGTGTAAACCCTGTAGTATATATTTTAATTGAACTATTATCGTTTAATTAGATGATGATGACAGCACGTCTGAGTAGATGGATCCGGTGGTGGTTGTGCTGGCAGCGACTCGTCCTTCTCTTGGCTTCTAGCGTAAAGGATATATTGCTATTTAATAGGCAgtcatttttgcatttttcaaCAGCTTGTTTCCTTCCCGCAATATCACTCACTTAGTAAATTATGCATGACTACTATTGTGGCGACGCCACTCCCTCAAGTAGTGTATTTTAGTTATCATTTatacatttgtttattattttatatatattatttcttgTAAATGCCACAGTTGGGACTCCACTTAATGTTTTTTATGAATagctacatatttttatttttttccattgatAGAAAAGGTGTTGTACAGCTAAGGCTTGTTTTTAATCTGTGGGGAGGGGCAGATGCTAAGGAGAAAAGATTGTGTAAGCATGATTTGCATCAACGTTAATAGCAAAACGTTTGCGTTTTTCTGATATTATCGTATGCATTCATTTGGCAGGTGTGCAAAACCGTCGAGGTTGGAAGTGCAATGGCGTCCTCTGGAGGTAAAATGTGAAAATAAGCTCAGCCAATCTCGAAATCAACATGCTCCACTACAGGAAATCATTATTAAATGCATTGACGTATCCTTCCCAGACATTCAGGTTAAGGAACTGGACAAGCGTGCCTCAGGACAGGCTTTTGAAGTCATCCTGAGTCCTACGGCTCCTGAGGGCAAGGGAGAATTCCCACTTTCCACCCCTAAGAAGAAGGAGGTATCTCTGGATGAGATCCAGAAAAAACTGGATGCGGCAGAGGAGAGACGCAAGGTAAGTGGTCGTTTAGGAATCAGTTGCATAGCGATTGTGCATTTGTTCCTCAGTTGCTCATTTGTTTACCTTCTCCTATTAGAACCACGAGGCAGAGGTCCTGAAGCACTTAGCTGAGAAGCGAGAGCATGAGAAGGAGGTCCTTCAGAAAGCAATGGAGGAGAACAACAACTTCAGCAAGATGGCAGAGGAGAAACTTAACCAGAAAATGGAAGCCAACAAAGAAAACCGCACAGCACGCATGGCAGCTATGAATGAGAAGTTCAAAGAGAAGGTTTGTGTATTGATGAATGCATATGCTTTGTAAAGTTTCAGTTCTGAATTGTTATCACGTTAACGGATGTCTTTTTCTTGATTTTAGGACAAGAAGCTCGAAGAGGTACGAAAGAACAAAGAAACAAAAGATGGGGCAGAGGGTGAAAACTAAACCTCCTCTCTCATTTTCCTTTTCATTTAGGGTATAGTATTGGGTTTTTTAACGTAtccaaagatttattttttgttccaTTAAATGGCCAGTTTTCCGTGTTTGGATCCATGTACTTGCCACTTTTTTATTAAGGGGTTTTGGGGAAAAGCTGGTGCACAACATTTCATCAGTTTACGTGTATTCAGTTCTGTCTTTAACCATCCCCTCTAACCTGTAGATTTGTGCAGCTCAATAGCGTTTAAAATGAGCAGTGTTTTACTGATAGGGAAGCATGCCTGTGTTATGCATAGGTTTAATATATACTTGGTATACTACAATGTGCAAGTCCACCTGTTCCCttgtatgtcagtactgccatcctATGAGCTTAATAAAGTTGCAGTTGTTTGTTATTGTACCAGTTCTGCCACTGCCTCTTTGTTGATCTGTCAGTCAGCCAGAGTGTAATGTGGAGTCAAATACTTTCTTCAAATTTGTACATTATGGACATAAATGGCAGTTTCTGTAATTCTATATGCAAAGTACGTTTTGCCAGAATAATAATTTGATCTTTTTGGACACTTTTTGATGTGCTCTTTATAATCTGCATGAGATGAGTGTGAAAACTAAACGTTCCATTATCCACATGCATTTCCTTCACTAGATCATACTTTTATAGTACTTCATACTCAATATGCACTAATAAAAAATCAATGCATTCCAATAAGTACTAGCAAAGGtttaagtattaaaaaaataataataaatctgttGCTTGAGACTGTATACTGGCATCTAGTGGTTTTGAGTTTGTCTAGCAGGTATTAGAAAAGGCTTTTTTTCTTTGGAAACTAGTCttaaaatgatttcagcaaaaaaaaaaaaaaaaaatcctaatgttGACGTAATGACAACTATTATTGATTATTCCTTTGTTGCTAAAACTTAGGTGCATGAAGATTTATGGCAGTTGTAAACAGCTTTGCAGTGATGAATGGCTTGTTGTCCACATGCTGTCACATTATTATGTGTTCAGAAATAGTGCATCAATCTTTTCTAAAAATGAATTTTACATTATTTCCAAATTCTGAACTCCCTTAGTAGAAGCAATTACATGCATCCAAAAATGATCATGTCCATTAATATGTTGtgtgaataaatgtttttttaattgaataaaataaaaatgaaatcacATGCTTGTTTGTGTTGTAGGAAGGGGCGAAAAGTTCAAATGTCAAAATGACCTTCAAAGCACCCACATTGTCTGAATCACTCAGGGTGTTACTAATGGAGAAACCTATCAATACAAAAAGCAATTAAATTTACCACTGACAGCACTGACAACAgaaattcttgaaatattttctcCTTGACAACTTTATTTTGGTACAAGACTGCGAAGTGCATGGGACTATGCTATTATTATTTGTCTGACGAAGTAATATTTTGCCTTCCTGTGTCTAAATTCACAATGTAGTCCTTTGTTTCCAGTGCTAACACCGAGTTTGACAAGGCCACATTGTCAGAAGAGTGCATGTGTGGGTGATGAGATAAGCGTCACATAGTTTAGCATAAGAAATGAACAACAGTAAACTCACAATGTGTAAATATTAGACAAATTCAATTAATAGCAAATATTTTTCTGTGTTACTGACACTGGCAATAAAAAAGTGTCTAAACATATCTACATttgaccctggatgacaaaaccagtTCTAAATAGCActggaatatttgtagcaatatccaaaaataacgttatgggtcaaaaatacagatttttttaagccaaaaatcaataggatattaaaggtcatgattcatgaagatattttgtaaatttcctaccgtaaatctatcaaaacttaatttttaattagtaatatgcattgctaagaacttcattaggacaactttaaaggcgattttctcaatatttaaattttttgcaccctcagattccatattttcagaaaattgtatcttggccaaatattgttcacaTAGACATGCTCACATATATGTCTTAAATATCTTTTGTCTGTGTTAGACCACATTGGCTCTCACCTCGTCTTTTATTAAAGAGGGAATGTAGGCGGTATTAATAAGAAGAGGGTAGTTTCGCATTTCACATCCCTTACATGTGACAGGGTGTCGCCCCCTTAAAGAATCTATTGGTCAGTTACTCTGGTTGGAGGCGGGGACAGTGCTCTTCGGCTTCTCTGATTGGACAATTCACCTGCTCATCAGGAATCTTTAGATTACGGCCATCTGACAGCGGTACTGCAGGGAGCTGACAGCAGCCTCTACCGCTCAACaaattttcatctaatattttgtCCATAATGAAATTTTCTTTGTTTAATTACGTTTCCTGAAGACGCATATGAAGACGCGGTTAAATGCAGTTCGCTGCATTATCCTCTTAAAAGGTAAGGCAGTACATTTACTGATCATACGTTTGAGGCAGGCTGAAAGGTAAAAATCAAATCCTTATATGCACTGTATATGCTTTTAGATAAAGTTCCTTTAAAAAACAGACATAGTTTTTGTGTGGTGCGTTAAGAGAAAAGTTATGCACGTTATGCAAACAGGGAGAATGAATAATCAGTATAACCCAAGATAGCGACATTTGTTAAAGCATGTACGTTAACGTTACATTACACGAGATAAGCAAGAACACGTTTAGGTTGTCGCTTACACCTGTAGATGTTGAATTTCGTAAAGATATGTCATTGTTGCGCTTCCGGCATCTCACGGTTCTTTTTCGAGATTTTACGAGAGAAACGGCTTGAGGGTGTGGGAAGGCTTGTCTGTCTTTTGGGATGCCATCACCAAAATTGTCTACAGCCTATATACTATCTCGTCGTTTTAATAGATttgaaaattgattttttttccagaACTCGTGTTTTCCTGATATTATCGATGAATTTGTTTCATCAGACTCGTCCTTATTAATTCATGTGCACGAGGAGCTTTACGCAGAGAGCTGATGTTACGTAAGCGGTGATGTCTATTCATTGTTCAAGAAGAAACGCCCCGTTGTACATCACGTTACCTTAATTTCAAGATAAACCAGTTTTTTAGTCT encodes:
- the stmn1b gene encoding stathmin 1b; translation: MASSGDIQVKELDKRASGQAFEVILSPTAPEGKGEFPLSTPKKKEVSLDEIQKKLDAAEERRKNHEAEVLKHLAEKREHEKEVLQKAMEENNNFSKMAEEKLNQKMEANKENRTARMAAMNEKFKEKDKKLEEVRKNKETKDGAEGEN